A window from Engraulis encrasicolus isolate BLACKSEA-1 chromosome 13, IST_EnEncr_1.0, whole genome shotgun sequence encodes these proteins:
- the LOC134460865 gene encoding gastricsin-like, with protein MKHLIFSLLCLTVAEGLLRVPLSSRKEIYEELQRRGALDGVHHQLSADNMYSEDLLNLQDMSYFGKIDVGTPAQTFYVHFDTGSTTLWVNSIYCTSEACTHHSLFNPQKSSTYYSYNEKFSITYGTGSLTGVIGYDTVSMGDLAVKKQKIGLSVTEPGSHFARPLHDGIMGLAFKPDQQTIVDTMISEGLIQEPIFAFYLSRNSERGSEAVFGGTDPTHYQGEINWVPVARDSHWQLVFEGFEVNHHATGWCNTGCSAIVDTGTSLLEAPPQYVDGLHAMLGAYKDDSGDYVFDCSIVSSRPTLTFIMNGAHLHLPPSAYVLQKQDSDGNQYCMSGIKKSHESYRDGLPYWILGDVFLRQFYSVFDQGNGRVGFAQLA; from the exons ATGAAACATCTCATTTTCAGCCTGCTGTGCCTGACAGTGGCCGAGGGACTCTTGAG AGTCCCTCTCAGCAGTCGCAAAGAGATTTACGAAGAGCTCCAGAGAAGAGGAGCGCTAGATGGTGTGCATCACCAACTTAGTGCAGACAACATGTACTCAGAAGACCTTCTCAACCTGCAGGAT ATGTCATACTTTGGTAAAATCGATGTGGGGACCCCGGCTCAGACCTTCTACGTCCACTTTGATACTGGATCCACCACCCTCTGGGTCAACTCCATCTACTGCACGAGTGAAGCCtgca CACACCACTCACTCTTCAACCCCCAGAAGTCCTCGACCTACTACAGCTACAATGAGAAGTTCTCCATTACGTATGGAACTGGAAGCCTGACTGGCGTCATTGGCTATGACACCGTGTCT ATGGGGGATCTTGCCGTCAAGAAGCAAAAGATAGGCCTGAGTGTGACGGAGCCCGGCAGCCACTTTGCCAGACCTCTGCATGACGGCATCATGGGATTGGCCTTCAAACCTGACCAGCAGACCATCGTGGACACCATGATCTCAGAGGGCCTCATCCAGGAGCCCATCTTTGCCTTCTACCTAAGCAG GAACTCTGAGCGTGGCAGTGAGGCTGTGTTTGGCGGCACAGATCCCACTCATTACCAGGGCGAGATCAACTGGGTCCCCGTGGCCCGGGACAGCCACTGGCAGCTGGTGTTCGAGGG GTTTGAGGTCAACCACCACGCTACCGGCTGGTGCAACACTGGCTGCTCTGCTATCGTGGATACTGGCACCTCGCTGCTGGAGGCCCCCCCTCAGTACGTGGATGGACTTCATGCCATGCTGGGAGCCTACAAGGATGACAGTGGCGAT TATGTGTTTGACTGCAGCATTGTAAGCAGCAGGCCAACCTTAACCTTCATCATGAACGGCGCCCACCTCCACCTTCCCCCCTCTGCTTACGTGCTTCAG AAACAGGACTCGGATGGGAACCAGTACTGCATGAGTGGGATCAAGAAGTCCCATGAGAGCTACAGGGATGGACTTCCCTACTGGATCCTGGGCGACGTGTTCCTACGCCAGTTCTACTCCGTCTTTGACCAAGGCAACGGTAGAGTGGGCTTTGCCCAGCTTGCTTAG